The proteins below are encoded in one region of Candidatus Delongbacteria bacterium:
- a CDS encoding PorV/PorQ family protein, which translates to MNSAALATALLALAPLAARAGIDGIVSGSADSGYSFLKIVPDAALGGMGEAGVALDHGVFSALLNPAALPTDRRTTFGLSNNDWIADASMVSAAGSFATGPVWLTLHARVLELDGFELRDTPNPDPDGEYSLQDVAAGINGAMEIAPGLSVGAGVSLVHEKIYRDDSRTASFGTGVLWTRGPWSAGLALNHLGAAGDLAGESVNLPRRITVGAGWSGSLPRVETPVRVAADWLATRDEDGHLHLGAELQPLDPLLLRAGWMQGYEDRSFSWGFGLRWRKFRLDYANLPFKRDFDDTQKFTFSFFM; encoded by the coding sequence ATGAACAGCGCAGCATTGGCCACTGCCCTGCTGGCCCTGGCACCTCTGGCGGCCCGGGCCGGCATTGATGGCATCGTCAGCGGATCCGCTGACAGCGGGTATTCTTTCCTCAAGATCGTCCCCGACGCCGCCCTGGGTGGCATGGGCGAGGCCGGCGTGGCCCTGGATCACGGGGTCTTCAGCGCACTGCTCAACCCGGCGGCTCTGCCCACCGATCGCCGCACCACTTTTGGCCTGAGCAACAACGACTGGATCGCCGACGCCAGCATGGTGTCGGCCGCCGGTTCCTTCGCCACCGGCCCCGTCTGGCTGACCCTGCACGCTCGCGTGCTCGAGCTGGACGGCTTCGAGTTGCGCGACACGCCCAATCCCGACCCGGATGGCGAGTACAGTCTTCAGGATGTGGCGGCCGGGATCAATGGGGCCATGGAAATCGCGCCTGGCCTGAGCGTGGGGGCCGGGGTCTCGCTGGTGCACGAGAAGATCTACCGGGACGACAGTCGCACGGCATCCTTCGGCACCGGAGTGCTCTGGACGCGCGGCCCCTGGAGCGCCGGTCTGGCGCTGAATCACCTGGGCGCCGCCGGTGATCTGGCCGGGGAGAGTGTCAATCTGCCCCGCCGCATCACGGTCGGCGCGGGCTGGAGCGGCAGCCTGCCTCGGGTCGAAACCCCCGTGCGTGTGGCCGCCGACTGGCTTGCCACGCGCGACGAGGATGGTCACCTGCATCTCGGAGCCGAATTGCAGCCCCTGGATCCGTTGCTGCTGCGCGCTGGCTGGATGCAGGGTTACGAGGATCGCAGCTTCAGCTGGGGCTTTGGCCTGCGCTGGCGCAAGTTCCGTCTGGATTACGCGAATCTGCCCTTCAAAAGGGATTTCGACGACACGCAGAAGTTCACTTTCAGTTTTTTCATGTAA
- a CDS encoding isocitrate/isopropylmalate dehydrogenase family protein, which translates to MARYKIAWMPGDGVGNDVMDATRPVLDALGFDAEYVHADIGWEFWCSEGNPLPDRTLEILRNTDACLFGAITSKPTEEAKKELHPSLQGKGLSYFSPIVRLRQEFNLHTNLRPCKAYPGNPLNLKDGIDMVVFRENTEGSYGGVEFHPVPDNVREALCTNPKMHKYDSVAAEDLAISTRIMTRQGCSRIVRKSFEFARKFNRKTVTLVEKPNVLRETGGLMVREARKVAADFPGIELWETNIDAMCMWLVKNPENYDVLVAENMFGDIISDLCAQLVGGLGFASSGNIGDNYAVFEPTHGSAPKYYGKNKVNPMAMLLTARMMIEWLGETAMADRLESAIAAVIAEGTHRTYDMGGTTGTREMAQAVIEKL; encoded by the coding sequence ATGGCACGCTACAAGATTGCCTGGATGCCCGGTGATGGCGTCGGCAACGACGTGATGGATGCCACCCGCCCGGTACTGGATGCTCTGGGGTTCGACGCCGAGTATGTGCACGCCGACATCGGCTGGGAGTTCTGGTGCAGCGAGGGCAACCCACTGCCCGACCGCACGCTTGAGATCCTGCGCAACACGGATGCCTGCCTCTTTGGCGCGATCACATCCAAGCCCACCGAGGAAGCGAAGAAGGAACTGCACCCCTCACTGCAGGGCAAGGGTCTGAGTTACTTCAGCCCCATCGTGCGTCTGCGTCAGGAATTCAACCTGCACACCAACCTGCGCCCCTGCAAGGCCTACCCGGGCAACCCGCTGAACCTGAAGGACGGCATCGACATGGTGGTCTTCCGCGAGAACACGGAGGGCAGTTATGGCGGGGTCGAGTTCCATCCCGTGCCCGACAATGTGCGCGAGGCACTGTGCACCAATCCCAAGATGCACAAGTACGACTCCGTGGCCGCCGAGGACCTGGCGATTTCCACCCGCATCATGACCCGCCAGGGCTGCAGCCGCATCGTGCGCAAGTCCTTCGAGTTCGCCCGCAAGTTCAACCGCAAGACCGTGACGCTGGTGGAGAAACCCAATGTGCTGCGGGAAACCGGTGGACTGATGGTGCGCGAGGCCCGCAAGGTGGCTGCCGATTTCCCGGGCATCGAGCTCTGGGAAACCAACATCGACGCCATGTGCATGTGGCTGGTGAAGAATCCCGAGAACTATGACGTGCTGGTGGCCGAGAACATGTTCGGTGACATCATCAGCGACCTCTGCGCCCAGCTGGTGGGTGGCCTGGGCTTCGCCTCCAGCGGCAACATCGGCGACAACTACGCCGTGTTCGAGCCGACCCACGGCAGCGCGCCCAAGTATTACGGCAAGAACAAGGTCAACCCCATGGCCATGCTGCTGACCGCCCGGATGATGATCGAATGGCTGGGCGAAACCGCCATGGCCGACCGCCTCGAAAGCGCGATCGCCGCCGTGATCGCCGAAGGCACGCACCGCACCTACGACATGGGCGGTACCACCGGCACCCGCGAAATGGCGCAGGCCGTGATCGAGAAACTCTGA